The stretch of DNA taCAGTTCTGCTGGGACTTTTCTTCTAAGACTTCTATAATACACCAAAGAATTTAGGAGAAGGAGACCAAAAGGCTGTTGATCAATTCCTATATAAATACAATATCAGTAggtcattttctttctttctttgttttctgtacaTTAGAAACCTCCTTCCAGCAgacatggatggatggatggatggatggatggatggatggatggatggatggatggatggatggatggataaacTACTGCTAAGGCATGTTTATACTGCACCACTACTTTTATAATTAGAGAATGGCAAATGAGTTTTACCCTGCCTTGGGAGAAAACATTGAGTTCATGAATCCATTTGTTCTGCTCTACAACTCTAAAATGCACCACCAGGGCTAATGATTCACCAGTTTAATGTGAAAGGGCTGTGATTGCAACAAGGGGCAACCTGTCTCACTAGCTGCTATCCTGCCTTCAACAAACATTCATGCACCAGTCCTAGGTGGTTCCCAAACACAAATAGTTACACATTACTGcagagcatttttttctgtcccaactattgaaaagagaaagatCAGGAGAACCCAATTACATGACTGTAATAACACTGTGCATAGCCATGAGCACTAACAGAAATTTTAAGCAATTCTACAAGACAGAGAAAATTAATGGGTCGTTGAATGAAGCCTCTGAATATAACCAGCTGTAGGACTAATAGTATCCAGGACAGGAGAATCAACATGTAATCCCTCTGCTACAGGGGATTGAGGGGGATTTAGCTGGCCTTGCAGGAAGTTTGGGAGTGGGACCTGTGAGTGAACAGACTCTCAGCTGCAGGAGTGACATAGCAGGACATGAACTGGTAAGAGGGATGATGGCAGAGCCTTAAAATGGGAGGAACAAGAGTTGCTGCATATgaatgtgtatgtgtgtgtatatatatatatgtatgcatatatacatatatatgcatacatatatgttacatatatatacacatatctgtttatatacatataaccgcgcatatatatatatatatatatatatatatatatatatatataaaatgttgCCGTTATTATGTGGCAAATTCTTTCACTTCCAAGTCAGTAGATTGGATGGTCAGAGGTAGGACAATGTGAGTGCAGGAACAGAAAAGGTACTGGAGGATGGAGAGCAATCTGAACTCCATTTAAACAGGTCAGTAACATGACCTTCAACCCACTCCCCTCAGGGTAGGGGCGGGGAGAGAAATAATTGGAAATGAACAAACTCAGAGACCCTTTCTGCTCATAGAAGGGAAGGGTCAGGCCCACAGAGATCTCATGATGCCCTTCACTGAACTAGTTAAACATCTAAAGTAAGACCCTGTAGCCACTGCTCTTCTCCTGATCTGACTGGAAGGTCTtcaaaagaggaagagaatcGGTCCAACAGAATAACAAAAAGAGACAGGcagaaaaaatcaggaatttccagtgataaaaaggaaaagagggaaagcaaAAACCTGAAGGGCAGAAAGAAGCAGAGTAGGAGGAAGAGAACGGATTCAATACACAGCACAAAAGCTGCTCCTTCTGGCCACTGGACTGGTGAGGATGAACTGAAAAGTAAAAGGACAAGAAGATTCCAAGCAGATTGAAACACCAAGAGGCCACAGAACCACCTTACCGGGATGCATAACTCAGACGTGATCTGCTTTGTTGTAGGGAGTTTCTTATGGGTAAGTCATCTTTGACTTTCCTCTTCATGGGGTCTCTGCTCGGCTATGGAGTTACCTTGGAAAGATGGAGGGCCACCAGGAATGAAAATTTCCCAGATGTTAGAAAGAGCTGGACATTtaaaaagcacacacacagaagatAATATTTGCTGCTGTTCCAGGGATGGTAACTCAGACATCAGGGTACccaaagaaaaggaatgaaaaggaTAGGAGTGCTGGAGGGACAGAGCAGTTTTCAAGCCAGGGTGGGTATAATAGGGTATTTAAATGTTCTTAACATCTGAGTGTGGAGAAGGATCTGCAGCTGGAGAATGCCATGGCTTGTAGTGGAGAAAGGGAAGGTTGTGGTGACAATGAAGTTCAGAACAATACTAAATAAGATTTTAAGGACTACAGGAAGTTAATATATGAAACAATGCTGTTGGTAAGAGAAACTTCAAATCTACAGCAAAATATGCAATAGAAACAATGGAAGATAGATAACAGTACATCCTAACCATAGGAGATCCAGAGTCATAGTATGAAAGATATACAAGATGCATTTAACAAAGATTTAACTCACTCTAGCTGTGTCTTTGCCACTTTTCTCCTTCTAGCTCCCCCATGTGAGAGGTGAGGAAGGCTGCCTTAACACTGAACTGTTAAGTATTTGTCAATCTTGCTCTTCTTTAGAGAAAAGGCTATACTGGACATGGGCGTTATGACCTGATGGTTGacattttccagaaaatctTATTTAGTTGTATTAAAAATTCATATAAAATCACCATTACTTTCAATATGAACTGTAtcaattactatttttattgATCAACATGTTGATCTGTTCCTGCTGCCTATTTGCATTACTGCAATAGTTAAGAGCCTTCTGGTGTAATTTCAATTGACTGGGATTACAAATTTAGAATCAAACTTTCCTTGAAAAAATGGTTTGAAATATACCGCTTTGGTGAATGTTACTATCAGAGATATCATTTTTAAGAATAACTGAAATGATATattgacaaaaaaagaaaaaaacaaacacgaATGCAGATCTCTAAGGTTTGCAAAGGGAATTGGGCAAGGATAAATATCAGGAAAACAATCAAGATATAAAGCCAACAGAAGGGAGATTCACCTGAGAGGGATATTGATGAGGCTGGAGAGCTGTGTCCTCCACAAAGCACAATGAGTATTTCATCACTGTGGCATCTGGAATCTGGACAGTAAGTGAGGAGCatgaggggagagggaggagggtACTATAGGGATCTTTGCCTTTATTTGGTGTTCTGTGGATAACTATTTCTTGTTAACCCTCTTCGCTTCAGCTGTTCAGGTACAGAATGGGATCGTCTGTGGTATATCTGGTAAGAGAACATCTTTACTCTAAATATCTGCATCTCTAGACATTTCCAGTAGCAAAAGGTGGGATTAAATGTGACATGCTCAAGAGTGATGCCaccccctccttttccctgggattCTCTAAAGCTCTACAAGAGCAAGGCAACCCCTTAGATATTTCAGTCTTTAACAAAAGTTGACCCACCAGCCTCCTTTTTTATTCCACATATTTAGTCATGTGAACACTATTATTAAAGTATTAATGGCACAATATGCCTTCCAAaagactgatttttaaaataagttctGTCTGGTTTCTTAGTTATTCCCACCAGGATGAGATCAAAAAGGATGGTAGTTGTTGAACATCTGGAAGGCTGAATTGATAAGGGTATGCCAGAAGATTGCAAGATCcaatttttcctctctgcttgtCACTCATGACAAGATGTCTGGAATTCCTAGTTTGGGTTCCCTAGTACAAAACAGATGTTGGCAAACTGAAGCCAGTCCCCTGGAAAGCCTATAAAAAGAGCCAGGcttcttcagcctggaggaagctAAGGGGATAAAGTAATTGCAGTTTTCCACTACCCAGGGGGAAtcttgagagaagaaaaagacagagACTTCTCAGAGGTGCTCAGTAGAAGCACAGAAGGCAGCTGACCAAactgcagacagaaaaattctgattagacaggagaaaaaatgcTTCCCCTGATGATGGTGCAGCACTTGAACAGGTTCCTGGAGGGAATGATGGATCTGCATCCCTGGATACTGTCCAAACTCAGCTGGACAAAGCCCCAGGTGATTTTGGTTAGCTTTGAGGTTAGCCATGCCGTAAGCAATCAGAGACATTAAGAGGCATCCTGTAAACAAAATCTTTGTGTCCTAATTCTGTGTGCCCTCCTGTTgcaggctggtgctggtggtCGGGGGGCTCCTGCTGCTATGTGGCCTGGTCTCTGTCTGCATGAGATGCTGCTTCCAGTGCCATCAGGCAGGGGATGAGGCGGGCCCCCAGCCCTACGAGGTCACCGTCATTGCCTTTGACCATGACAGCACCCTGCAGAGCACCATCACTTGTGAGTTGGTCTTGCCCCATCCTGGGGACTTCAGCACCCTGTGAAGGGGGGGCTGCACTGTAAGCCCAGCTGGTGACACCCCGGGGCTGACAGAGGGAAGATCATGGCAGGATGGAGGGAAAGCGACCTCTGTGTGTGCTTCAAACTAAGGTGCTCAGCTGTGAGACGTGTTTGGGTGGAATAAGGGCTCAGTGGCATTTCAGGAGAGAGGAATCGTGGGATGCTGCTAGCGGGATTTCACACACATACTCTTTTAGGGAAGtctgaaggagcaggaaaaggaaaatattctggcTGTGGGAAGAGAAGAGTCTTTGCCCTGTGGATATCCTTGCCCTCCTCTAACCACATGATGCTTTCAGGGTGAGGCAAACAGCTTTGGTctcctctcttccagctctccaCTCGGTGTTTGGGCCTGCTGCCAGAAGGATATTAGCCGTGGCACACTCCCACAAcgctgcccagggcacccctCCCCTCTCTGCACCTGACACCCCCCCAGTGTACGAAGAAGCTCTGCACATGAGCAGGTTCACCGTGGCCAAGGCGGGGCAGAAGGTGCCGGACCTGGACCCGGTGCCGGAGGAAAAGCCGCAGGCACCCGCCGAGGGCAAGgacacccagccagccctcccaggaCGCTGATGGGTGTCTGATAGCAAAAAATACAGGATAGTTGCATGCAGAGACTAATTATGTGGGCAGGCCTTTAAGAATTTCAGATTAACTTCCTTAGTCAATTGAGGTGGGGGGGGTGTGGGCAGGGGAAGCAACtaaaattccaaatattttcagatCTATCATCGTCTAATGCCTCTTTTTGACACCTCCTTCAGATAATTCTCCAAGCCCATTCATTACATGCACACAATACAAGAATCACACTTTGCACAAATAAGCAGGCAGCAGGATCAAGGTGCTGAGCCATTTTGTAGGCTAGTGATCTGCAGGGTGCCTGCAGATGCAGTCTCATTCCTCTTGCCTTCAGCCTAAGTTTTCTCAGGATGGCAAGAGGTcttcaaaatagaaaaaaaaaaagaaaagaaaaagacatctGCAAAGTTCTATTGCAGCCCAATATTAACACTAAACTTCTGGAAATTCCCAGTCATTTatagtaaattaaaaaaaaatggaaacaatcTGCATGTAAATGAAAGACAGCATATATACAGACAGTATGTACACATCCTTTAATGCCCTGCAGGATACATAGAATGAACAGGGTCTCGTTCTGAATGGGATATATAGCAATTCTGAAATGGTAGTCACAAGTTCttatatttgaattaaaaaatattatatatgtaCCAACAGATCAAACAAGGGGAGGAGCAAGAACACTACCTCTGAAATAAAGCTCAATCATATTTTCAATGCATTCATATAGTATCCTTTTTTAATTCCTAATGTTGCTGTCAAAACCAGATCAATTGAAGTAAGACCATTTAAAACATGCAAGCCATTTCTCAGACTGAATAATTTGTGAGTCTCTCCTGGTCAATACAAATATGCTGAACCAGCCAGAAATATTAATGAAACTGGATGAACATAGGTATGGCCCATCTGTAAAACCTTGGACTAGGCTGTCAGGAGAAGGTCAGTGTTGAACCACATCAGTGTTGTCTCTAccctggattcagcacctgaaACCATTAAAGCAGCAGAACATTAAATATCACATGATGATTCATTCAGCCATGAATAAAATGCATGTATATGTTAATGTTGATATGAAGGCACAGGACACATCTTTTTGAAATGCCTGCATGGCCCTTCCTGCTGAAGTAACCAAATTCCAactttagtttagtttagtttagtttagtttagtttagtttagtttagtttagctGGTCTCCTTTcctgtgaaatacagaaaatacagtTATTTTGTAGATAGGAAGAACAAGGGCAATATTGGACAAGGTCCAACTACTAGGACTAGTCCCAAACATGTTTAGGAACCTAACTGCTGTTGAGATTACAACTGTAGAAAATTTTAGAAAAGGTTGCTAAAATAGCTTCAGGGATAGAATAAAGCTAAATTGAACAACCAAAACATCTTTGATGATGCCCCAGACCTTGACCAGTCActggaattttttatttaaaggaatTTAATGAGGGTCATGATTTTGAGGTCACAAACTTCTTCCTAAATTGTCTAGTCATTATTAACTGTACCATTAGCAAGTGATAAACTGGAATGGAATAAGTAAAGAAGTGACATATAAGTTTATGTCCCTTCTGCTATTACACCTTTCTTCAGTCTTAGAAttgtagaatggtttggattggaggggaccttaaaaaCCATAGGGTTCCTAccttctgccatgggcagggacagctttggctagaccaggttgctcagagccctgtccagcccggccttgaaataataataataactgcTTGTGGAACACCTGTTAAGAGTGACCTCTTTTATCAGCTGCTCTCTGAAGCTTGTGAAGGCCTGGCTGCACCAAGCTGCAGAACATTTCCAGGAAGACTCTTGTTTACTCCAAGTAAAAGCCTGAAGCAAGCAGAGACATTTGAGTCTGCTGAACATATGTCAAGTACTGTCAAGCCTAGAAACTCCCTGGAAATCTTCACAGTGCTTTCCAGGGGGAACATCCAGCTCATCCTGCCCGCAAACCTGAAGCTGTCCTGGCATTTAACACCTGATGGTGACTCTGCTCTACAAGGCAGCAATTCTGCCGAGAAAGCCCAATAGTCCCAGTAgtcccagtgcaggagcagTCATTAAAGCATCTTTCAGTTCCTGAAAGCCCTTCCTGCAGTCAGGCTCAGCTCTCTCTTAGAAAGGGGCTCAGGACTGGACAGACagcccttttccttcctggacCAGGCTCCTTTGTCCTTGTGAACCAGTAAATATCCTAAAGCACAAGACCAGTTCTGAAGTGAAGCCTTTCCACATGatgctccctgagcagccccagtgctgagctgcagcagttcCTTGGCTGCAGGACAAACTCGCCCAGCTCATTGTGCCACAGGAGCCTGCAGCCACACACTGGACACTGGGGATTCAGCCTGgactgcagccagagcagcacctTCTGAGTGGTTTCCCATCCCTTTTCTTCTAATGCTAACACCATCAGATCTCTAGGCACAATGCATACATTCCTTGCAGTAGTCAGGATAAttccacaaattaaaaaatttaaaaaaaagaaaaaaaaaccacccagcaTACAGCGGGTGGTCCATTGCATTCCTTTTACAAAACAGCATTCTTTGCAAAACGGTATTTGTAATTTGCAGTCCCATTAACTGGTCACTTTTCACAACCATTAAGTTTATGTATTGGCCACCAATGATTACAATATTCAACAAGCTGTTTTCATGTCAGGGGGTCAcccctcccaaacccccaacCCTTTCCAGTTCCTTAGGGCACAACCCAAAGGGGAACCCTTTGGGATCCCTTCTCATAGGATCTATGAAGATAgcctgaaataaacagggcaggagatatCTCTCCTTTCTTAATGCCTTTTTTATAAGTTATCAGGGCAAGGTTGGAAGGCCCGACGGATCCGCGGGTTCGTCATTGCAGCTCCCTAGAGTGAGTTGGAGGAGGAGGCATATGCAGCTTTGTCCACCATGGGGGCAAAGCTAGGAAATACAGCCTCACAAGAGCAGGCGAGGGTATGCACACCCCGGAATCTCAAATTTGAGTTGGCAGCCTCGGGTCCTGGCTGTAACCAACATTTTCTGAAGTTGTGGTGAGGGGccattaaggttttcagagtctctgctggctcctcACCTGACCCCTGATGTCTAGAGACcactttgatctctgaattccatattggctcgctggtttaggggtttattaattgAGTTTGGAATAGGGGCTTGCCccattgcattttggctctaaacttaTCTGCATATCAACTCCTGGTTCCCTCCCCTCTACCATCTGGGGGGATGCCATCCTCTCACCTGGCcacaagcagggtgatgctgatacaatagagtgaattctcaaccaTAGATGGCTAACGACCCgatacttaacaggtgatta from Haemorhous mexicanus isolate bHaeMex1 chromosome 5, bHaeMex1.pri, whole genome shotgun sequence encodes:
- the TMEM52B gene encoding transmembrane protein 52B; the encoded protein is MHNSDVICFVVGSFLWLPHVRGEEGCLNTELCSGTEWDRLWYIWLVLVVGGLLLLCGLVSVCMRCCFQCHQAGDEAGPQPYEVTVIAFDHDSTLQSTITSLHSVFGPAARRILAVAHSHNAAQGTPPLSAPDTPPVYEEALHMSRFTVAKAGQKVPDLDPVPEEKPQAPAEGKDTQPALPGR